The following coding sequences lie in one Babylonia areolata isolate BAREFJ2019XMU chromosome 7, ASM4173473v1, whole genome shotgun sequence genomic window:
- the LOC143284354 gene encoding uncharacterized protein LOC143284354: protein MGQERLLKYLRQATEDSATTWDNTGAEQDTTRGQRTSTPAPGWTLMVPAPRMPLPGDRTPTPAPGWTLVMPAPRMPLPVGSRQMEPLTPTEGQRSSTRAPPLPVGSRQIEPPTGICDVNKHAAGLQEASEKAKLTLPYLLSLSCLSQCNK from the exons ATGGGGCAAGAACGCCTGCTGAAGTATCTCAG GCAggccactgaggacagcgccacaaCTTGGGACAACActggggctgagcaggacaccacca ggggacagaggacgtCTACACCAGCACCGGGGTGGACACTGATGGTGCCAGCACCCAGGatgccgctgcca GGAgacaggacgcctacaccagcaccggGGTGGACGCTggtgatgccagcacccaggatgccgctgccagtgggttccagacagatggagccactgacgccgacag agggacagaggtcgtcgacacgagcaccgccgcttccagtgggttcgagacagattgAACCTCCGACAG ggatctgtgacgtcaacaagcatgccgcaggacttcaagaggcctctgaaaaagctaagttgaccctcccttatctgttatctttgtcttgtctgtcccagtgt aacaaataa